In Oryza brachyantha chromosome 2, ObraRS2, whole genome shotgun sequence, a single window of DNA contains:
- the LOC102718334 gene encoding uncharacterized protein LOC102718334, translating to MVLWELTAITAYFLGLRRTYRLALRLQRRLIGPNHPRIRHFVYRRTRDVFNVAVSVHKNIQQRDLEVGRNLGNMILRWLDRMKPSAQIRPHPPGPTNGSSEQFRHLSSTSKSTAAQKSASKASPHDSGKMLFSPLNIRPKSFPVLPTMMQPTKISVSSQCRRISYSSFPSATAKRKDFVEGVFRKDIAQLMV from the exons ATGGTGCTGTGGGAGCTGACGGCGATCACGGCCTACTTCCTGGGGCTCAGGCGGACCTACCGCCTCGCGCTCCgcctccagcgccgcctcATCGGCCCCAACCACCCCAGGATCCGCCACTTCGTCTACAG GCGCACACGGGATGTTTTCAATGTTGCAGTCTCAGTGCACAAGAACATTCAGCAGAGAGACCTAGAAGTTGGTCGGAACCTTGGTAACATGATCCTTCGCTGGCTTGACCGCATGAAGCCATCGGCACAGATTCGTCCTCATCCTCCAGGCCCAACAAATGGCAGCTCAGAGCAATTCAGGCATCTTTCGAGTACAAGCAAGAGCACAGCAGCTCAGAAATCTGCATCCAAAGCTTCACCACATGACAGTGGAAAGATGTTGTTTTCACCTCTGAATATTCGACCCAAGTCCTTCCCTGTTCTACCTACAATGATGCAGCCGACCAAGATTAGTGTTAGCAGCCAGTGTAGGCGGATTTCCTACTCATCATTCCCTTCTGCCACCGCAAAGAGGAAGGATTTCGTTGAGGGTGTGTTTCGCAAGGACATTGCACAGCTAATGGTGTGA
- the LOC102718618 gene encoding 18.9 kDa heat shock protein-like, with protein sequence MSMISSMLGRKQNVQQKGGAGGGGGGRAGGGEVEAVSVDIMEPFMEAISLTAFAPAAALGMPSLPFSTASMDWKETATEHVFMADLPGVRKEEVKVEVEEEKVLKISGQRARAADEKGDRWHRVERSSERFVRTVRLPPNANTDGVHASLDNGVLTITIPKDSDVKPRGRLIPITN encoded by the coding sequence ATGTCGATGATCAGTAGCATGCTGGGCCGGAAGCAGAACGTGCAGCAGaagggcggcgccggtggtggcggtggaggccgcgccggcggcggcgaggtggaggcggtgaGCGTGGACATCATGGAGCCGTTCATGGAGGCCATCTCGCTGACGGCGttcgcgccggcggcggcgctgggcaTGCCGTCGCTGCCGTTCTCGACGGCGAGCATGGACTGGAaggagacggcgacggagcACGTGTTCATGGCGGACCTGCCCGGCGTGCGGAAGGAGGAGGtgaaggtggaggtggaggaggagaaggtgcTCAAGATCAGCGGGcagcgcgcccgcgccgccgacgagaagGGCGACCGGTGGCACCGCGTCGAGCGGAGCTCCGAGCGGTTCGTGCGCACCGTCCGGCTGCCGCCCAACGCCAACACCGACGGCGTCCACGCCTCGCTCGACAACGGCGTGCTCACCATCACCATCCCCAAGGACAGCGACGTGAAGCCTCGTGGAAGGCTCATCCCAATCACCAACTAG
- the LOC102718896 gene encoding uncharacterized protein LOC102718896 — protein MGFLRRIAGIFGISRDDADHHHPHHDGAGAAGDSASAAEVPPDKVAAAAAAAGNVQRRGFSVQVPVPVERPGPGPVLVPCPQGEGGVQGFRWYTRKLRIDEDGDVADEFLDEVVPENSINNDVAPAGRFQVKYNTKPAALAMRKQISVMDGDIRHSLEYQGRLRWV, from the exons aTGGGTTTCCTCCGCCGGATCGCCGGCATCTTCGGCATCTCCAGGGACGAcgccgaccaccaccacccccaccacgacggcgccggcgccgcgggggactccgcctccgccgccgaagTCCCGCCGGATAAggtcgcggcggccgcggcggctgccGGGAACGTGCAGAGGCGGGGGTTCAGCGTCCAGGTGCCCGTCCCCGTCGAGCGGCCGGGGCCCGGGCCGGTGCTCGTGCCCTGCCCCCAGGGCGAAGGCGGCGTCCAG GGTTTTAGGTGGTATACAAGGAAGCTAAGGattgatgaagatggtgatgTCGCAGATGAGTTCTTGGATGAAGTTGTTCCAGAAAACTCGATCAACAATGATGTAGCTCCAGCTGGAAGGTTTCAAGTGAAATATAATACAAAACCAGCTGCTCTAGCAATGAGAAAGCAAATATCCGTCATGGATGGCGATATCCGTCATTCCTTGGAGTACCAAGGGCGACTGCGTTGGGTGTGA
- the LOC102719173 gene encoding transcription factor HBP-1a-like, whose protein sequence is MGTNDPGTPSKATKASEPEQSPATTSGTTAPVYPEWPGFQAYSAIPPHGFFPPPVAATAQAHPYMWGAQPMVPPYGTPPPPYMMYPPGTVYAHPSTPGVHPFNHYPMPTNGNVETAGVAPGASEINGKNDGRTSGPSANGITSHSESGSESESEGSDANSQNDSHSKENDVKEDGSSQNGMSHSASQGMLNQNMSMAPTQTGVVIGGVAPTTNLNIGMEYWGAAGSSPVPAMHGKSPSGSVRGEQWDERELKKQKRKQSNRESARRSRLRKQAECEELSQRADTLRAENSSLRAELERIKKEYEALLSHNASLKEKLGGNSDSIPDE, encoded by the exons ATGGGCACTAATGATCCTGGCACGCCGTCCAAGGCAACAAAGGCATCGGAACCG GAGCAGTCTCCAGCCACTACATCTGGCACTACAGCTCCAGTTTACCCTGAATGGCCTGGTTTTCAG GCCTACTCGGCAATTCCACCGCATGGGTTCTTTCCACCTCCTGTTGCTGCAACTGCCCAGGCTCATCCCTACATGTGGGGAGCTCAG CCCATGGTGCCACCTTACgggacaccaccaccaccatataTGATGTATCCTCCAGGAACTGTATATGCCCATCCCTCTACTCCT GGTGTGCATCCATTTAATCACTACCCTATGCCGACTAATGGGAATGTCGAAACTGCT GGAGTTGCACCAGGTGCTTCAGAAATTAATG GGAAAAATGATGGCAGAACATCCGGTCCATCTGCCAATGGGATTACCTCCCACAg TGAGAGTGGAAGTGAGAGTGAAAGTGAAGGAAGTGATGCCAACTCTCAGAAT GATTCACATTCAAAGGAAAATGATGTAAAGGAAGATG GTAGTTCTCAGAATGGCATGTCACATTCAGCATCACAAGGAATGTTAAATCAGAACATGTCAATGGCTCCAACTCAAACAGGTGTAGTGATTGGGGGAGTTGCTCCCACAACAAACTTGAACATAGGAATGGAGTACTGGGGTGCTGCTGGTTCTTCACCTGTTCCTGCAATGCATGGCAAATCACCGTCTGGTTCAGTTCGAGGGGAGCAATGG GATGAAAGGGAACTAAAGAAGCAGAAAAGGAAGCAGTCTAACCGGGAATCAGCACGGAGGTCTCGGCTGCGCAAGCAG GCTGAGTGTGAAGAGCTTTCTCAACGCGCTGACACTTTAAGGGCAGAAAACTCTTCTCTTAGGGCCGAGCTTGAACGGATCAAAAAGGAGTACGAGGCACTACTTTCACATAATGCCTCACTCAAG GAAAAATTAGGGGGAAACAGTGATTCAATACCTGATGAATGA